Proteins from a single region of Oreochromis niloticus isolate F11D_XX linkage group LG7, O_niloticus_UMD_NMBU, whole genome shotgun sequence:
- the LOC100700602 gene encoding uncharacterized protein LOC100700602 produces the protein MAYKERLLKTLNELEQKEFESFRWFLHSGCLEGLPNIPKSNLEDANRMQTVDMIVQTYSQQSVEVAKEILKKIRRKDLVEKLTNLCTAVQERDSTQLDKRQDSAMLRTSQVKQNKANTNPSSKYKDITSNSDLIHSGPPAVYQLKPKKEKFGTLTRMTVGEKNLNKTNKTILLVGETGAGKSTLINALFNYSIGVRWEDEVWFQIVKEEKKQQAESQTSDVIVYEIFGFEDKTLPYSLTIIDTPGYGNTKTIEHDGIISQRSLEMFQSEDGVHEVHAVGLVMKATDNRLSDRLMYVLNSAMSLFGKDLEKNIVALITHSDGKRPRNALEALETGKTKCAKNEENQVVHFLFNNCQYENQTEEGDLKVVNEISERGMLKFTAFLKESKPQRLEKTVHVLNERIRLTACIQNLQEKIKLTELKETEIRQIQEALKKNEKKIKKNKNFTVEVDEVYKDKEPIDGGMWFIFYVGAVCCTVCEETCHYPACTKAWYPKYCQIIKHGRCTVCREKCPASDHVKGNWRYVTKTRKVQKTNEEMKEKYEKNKSESENMLSLLGNLEGEMKQLTAEKSQLLDESYQHVVRLEQIALKADSASTVVHLDFLIEKMKERGDTEKVQKLEEMRSRVDDGTKAALRYKHDNETVSLL, from the exons ATGGCTTATAAAGAGCGGCTTTTAAAGACTCTTAATGAGTTAGAACAAAAAGAATTTGAGAGTTTTAGGTGGTTCTTGCATTCGGGCTGCTTAGAAGGCCTTCCAAATATCCCAAAGAGCAATCTAGAGGATGCAAACAGGATGCAAACAGTCGATATGATAGTACAGACCTACAGCCAGCAGTCTGTCGAGGTGGCAAAGGAAATCTTAAAGAAGATCAGAAGAAAAGATTTGGTGGAGAAACTGACAAACCTCTGCACAGCAGTGCAAG AAAGAGATTCGACTCAGCTTGACAAGAGGCAAGACTCTGCCATGCTGAGGACATCCCAGGTCAAACAGAATAAAGC AAATACAAACCCCTCATCCAAATACAAAGACATCACGTCCAACAGTGATCTGATCCATTCAGGACCTCCTGCTGTCTACCAGCTGAAACCAAAGAAGGAGAAGTTTGGAACTCTGACCAGAATGACTGTCggtgaaaaaaatctaaacaagACAAATAAAACCATCTTActtgtgggagaaacaggagcAGGAAAATCTACTCTGATCAACGCTCTGTTCAACTACAGCATAGGAGTGAGGTGGGAGGATGAAGTCTGGTTTCAGATCgtaaaggaggagaaaaaacagcAAGCAGAAAGTCAGACATCAGATGTGATCGTGTacgagatctttggttttgaaGATAAAACTCTTCCCTACTCTCTGACCATCATCGATACTCCTGGATATGGAAACACCAAAACGATCGAACATGATGGCATCATTAGTCAAAGGTCACTGGAGATGTTTCAATCAGAGGATGGAGTCCATGAAGTTCATGCAGTGGGTCTGGTAATGAAGGCAACAGATAATCGACTGAGTGACCGACTGATGTATGTTTTAAATTCAGCAATGTCTCTGTTTGGAAAAGACCTGGAGAAAAACATTGTAGCTCTCATCACACACTCAGATGGAAAAAGACCTAGAAATGCTCTTGAAGCTCTTGAAACTGGAAAGACAAAATGTGCCAAAAATGAGGAGAATCAGGTTGTTCACTTTCTGTTTAATAACTGCCAGTATGAAAACCAAACAGAGGAAGGAGACCTGAAAGTGGTCAATGAAATATCAGAAAGAGGAATGCTGAAGTTCACTGCCTTTTTGAAAGAGTCCAAACCTCAAAGACTGGAGAAAACTGTGCATGTTTTGAATGAACGCATTAGACTGACAGCCTGCATCCAAAACCTGCAAGAGAAAATCAAATTGACTGAACTGAAAGAAACAGAAATCAGACAGATTCAAGAAGctctgaaaaaaaatgaaaaaaaaattaagaagaaTAAAAACTTCACTGTAGAAGTTGATGAGGTCTACAAAGACAAAGAACCGATTGATGGAGGAATGTGGTTCATTTTTTATGTAGGAGCTGTCTGCTGTACAGTCTGTGAGGAGACCTGTCACTATCCTGCATGCACAAAGGCCTGGTATCCTAAATACTGTCAGATTATTAAACATGGCCGCTGCACTGTTTGTCGTGAGAAGTGTCCTGCCTCAGATCATGTGAAAGGAAATTGGAGATATGTGACCAAGACAAGGAAAGTTCAGAAGACCAAcgaagaaatgaaagaaaagtacGAGAAGAATAAATCAGAAAGTGAGAACATGTTGAGTCTTTTGGGAAATCTCGAAGGGGAAATGAAACAGCTGACAGCAGAGAAGTCACAGTTACTGGATGAGTCCTACCAACATGTTGTCAGACTGGAGCAGATCGCTCTGAAAGCTGATTCAGCATCCACTGTTGTCCACTTGGACTTCCTGATTgagaagatgaaggagagaggagacaCAGAGAAGGTCCAGAAACTGGAGGAGATGAGAAGCAGAGTGGATGATGGAACCAAAGCAGCTCTGCGGTACAAACATGATAATGAAACAGTTTCTTTGCTTTAA
- the capslb gene encoding calcyphosine-like b isoform X1, translated as MAGTSRHDREMAMNAKRQLSECSDPIERLRLQCLTRGSSGIKGLGRTFRVMDDNNNRSLDFKEFMKGLNDYGVLMEKDEATALFQHFDRDGSGTIDFDEFLITLRPPMSKARKEVVMQAFRKLDKTGDGVITIEDLRGVYNAKYHPKYQNGEWTEDQVFRTFLESFDSPYDKDGKVTHDEFMNYYSGVSASIDSDVYFILMMKNAWKL; from the exons ATGGCGGGCACATCGAGACACGACAGAGAGATGGCGATGAACGCCAAGCGCCAGCTGTCCGAGTGTTCAGACCCCATAGAGAGACTCCGGCTGCAGTGTCTGACTCGAGGCTCATCTGGGATCAAAGGTTTGGGCAG GACCTTCAGAGTGATGGACGACAACAACAACCGCTCGCTGGACTTCAAGGAGTTCATGAAGGGGTTAAACGACTACGGGGTGCTGATGGAGAAGGACGAGGCCACAGCTCTGTTTCAGCACTTTGACCGCGACGGCAGCGGGACCATCGACTTCGACGAGTTCCTCATCACTCTGAGG CCACCGATGTCCAAGGCCCGGAAGGAGGTGGTCATGCAGGCGTTTCGGAAGCTGGATAAAACGGGTGACGGGGTGATCACCATCGAAGACCTGCGGGGTGTTTACAACGCCAAGTACCACCCCAAGTACCAGAACGGGGAGTGGACAGAGGACCAGGTCTTCAGGACGTTCTTGGAAAGCTTTGACTCTCCGTATGACAAAGACGGAAAG GTGACCCATGATGAGTTTATGAACTATTACAGTGGTGTCAGCGCCTCCATCGACAGCGACGTCTACTTTATACTAATGATGAAAAACGCTTGGAAGCTGTGA
- the capslb gene encoding calcyphosine-like b isoform X2 encodes MAGTSRHDREMAMNAKRQLSECSDPIERLRLQCLTRGSSGIKGLGRTFRVMDDNNNRSLDFKEFMKGLNDYGVLMEKDEATALFQHFDRDGSGTIDFDEFLITLRPPMSKARKEVVMQAFRKLDKTGDGVITIEDLRGVYNAKYHPKYQNGEWTEDQVFRTFLESFDSPYDKDGKVTQEEFMNYYAGVSASIDTDVYFIVMMRNAWKL; translated from the exons ATGGCGGGCACATCGAGACACGACAGAGAGATGGCGATGAACGCCAAGCGCCAGCTGTCCGAGTGTTCAGACCCCATAGAGAGACTCCGGCTGCAGTGTCTGACTCGAGGCTCATCTGGGATCAAAGGTTTGGGCAG GACCTTCAGAGTGATGGACGACAACAACAACCGCTCGCTGGACTTCAAGGAGTTCATGAAGGGGTTAAACGACTACGGGGTGCTGATGGAGAAGGACGAGGCCACAGCTCTGTTTCAGCACTTTGACCGCGACGGCAGCGGGACCATCGACTTCGACGAGTTCCTCATCACTCTGAGG CCACCGATGTCCAAGGCCCGGAAGGAGGTGGTCATGCAGGCGTTTCGGAAGCTGGATAAAACGGGTGACGGGGTGATCACCATCGAAGACCTGCGGGGTGTTTACAACGCCAAGTACCACCCCAAGTACCAGAACGGGGAGTGGACAGAGGACCAGGTCTTCAGGACGTTCTTGGAAAGCTTTGACTCTCCGTATGACAAAGACGGAAAG GTGACCCAGGAGGAGTTTATGAATTATTACGCTGGTGTGAGCGCCTCCATCGATACAGACGTCTACTTTATTGTGATGATGAGAAATGCCTGGAAACTCTGA